In bacterium, the genomic stretch TGCTAGTTGCTAGTTGCTAGTTGCTAGTTGCTAGTTGCTAGTTGCTAGTTGCTAGATTATATCAGAATATATTGTTTACCAACTATGGACGGACGACGACTACTGCGGGGCGAGTAGGCCATCGGGAGGGTCAACCCGTAGCCACCCACCGGCCACATCGACTTCCGTAACGAGGGCCTCCACGAAGGGGATCTCGGCCTCCGAGCCGTCATGGCACTTGACCACGAGCCGGTCCTGGGGGGCCTCGATCAGGTCGTCCACCACGCCGACGGTCTCGGATCCGATCCGCACGTCCAGCCCGATCAACTGATCGGGCCAGTACTCGCCGGGCCGAAGCGCCCTCCTGTCTGCCTCGTCAATGAGGAGGTCGGCCCCCACCAGCAGCTCCGCCTGCTCTGCGGAGGTGATCCCGGCGAACTCTGCAATAGGACCCCCGGAGTGGGTGTGGAAACCTCTCAGAACAAGGAGCGGGGCGTCGGGTAACCCGGTGCGAAACCGGGCCGGAGCGACGAAGCGTTGCGGATAGTCGGACTCGACCCGTACGCGCACAGCGCCGCCGAGCCCATGGACCCCGACGATCCGCCCGACCACCACCGGTTCCCCGGTAGGTTGGCCGGCGCCCCGGGCCGGAGGCTTCGCTACCGCGCCCGCCTCCTGCCGCCGGACCGGTCCCGAGCGCTCAGTCGACGAATTCGACCCCTACGGTGAGGCCTTCCTCGTCCGCCGCCGCCTGGGCTACGGTCCGGATGGCCCGCGCCACCCTTCCACCCCGGCCGATCACCCGACCCATCTCACCGGGAGCGGTCTTCACCTCGGCGAGCATCCTGTCCTCCCCCTGGTCGATCATCGTGACCTCCACGGCATCCGTATCGTCAACGATCGAAGTAACCACGTACCGGATAACTCGTTCGACGATCGCGCCGCTCATGATTCACCATCCTGCTCGTCATCCGCTGCGGATTGCTTCTCCTCCGTCGCGGCAGCCGGTTCCTCGACGGCCGAGTCCTCGGCAGCCTCGGGAGACTCCGTGACATCTGGATCGGGGGGCGGGCTCGGCGGAGGGTCGTCGAGACGGTAGACGCCCGCCCGGGAGACCTTCGGTTGCGCGACGGCCCCGGAGATCTCGAGTAGCTTCTGCACGCGGTCGGTCGGCTGTGCCCCGGTGCCCAGCCAGTACCGGGCCCGGTCGTTGTCGATCTCGACCAGGGAAGGCTCCCTGCGGGGGTCGTAGCGCCCGATCGACTCGATGATGCGACCGTCCCTGGGGGATCGCGCATCAGCCACGACGACCCGGTAGGTCGGCTGCTTCTTCTTGCCCATACGCCTGAGGCGGATCTTCACCGCCATTCGTCACCTCTTTTTCTTCTTTTTCTGGAGCTTCTTCGGAGTTCTCGGTTTCTTCTTGGGTCGGCCGGGCGGGCGGCGCCCACCCCCACCACGCGGAGGTTCAATTGCCGTACCCGTTAGGCCGCCCGGCAGGGCGCCGGCCACACTACCCGGGAACCCGCCGCGCATGCCGGGAAATCCCATCCTGGTCTTGCCCCGGGACAGCGACTGGAACATGCCGCGCATCTGGTTGAACTGCCGCACCAGACCGGCCACATCCTGAACGGAGGTTCCCGAGCCCACGGCGATCCTGCGCCTGCGACTGCCGTCGATGACCTTGGGGTTAACTCGTTCGGCGGGGGTCATCGAGCAGATGATCGCCTCCGAGCGGCGAACCTCACGATCAACCGCCTGCGCATCCGCGAGAGCGGGGCGCGCACCGGGGATCATACCAAGAAGCTCCCCCACCGACCCCATCCGGCGCAGGCTCTTCACCTGTTCGATGTAGTCCTCGAGAGTGAACTCGGCCCGCAGCAGGCGCTGGGCCATGTCGGCCGCCTGCTGCTGGTCGACGGCCTCCTCGGCCCTCTCCATGAGGGTCAGCACGTCGCCCATGCCCAGGATGCGGGACGCCATCCGCTCGGGATGGAAGACCTCCAGATCGCGAGGCCCCTCACCCGTACCCACCAACTTGACCGGGAAACCGGTCGCCTCCCGAACCGAGATGGCTGCACCGCCCCGAGCATCGCTGTCGAGCTTCGAGAGCACCACACCGGTCAGGCCTATGTGCTCCGAGAAGCCTCTGGCCACCGCCACCGACTCCTGCCCGGTCATGGCGTCCAGCACCAGCAGCACTTCATCGGGCGAGGCGGCGCGAGCCATGGCGCCCAACTCGGCCATCAGGGCCTGGTCGATCTGGAGCCGGCCGGCGGTGTCCACCACCACCACATCGACACCCTGTCGGTCAGCCTGCCGGAGCGCACTCCTCACCAGGGACACCGGGTTCCTGCCGCCCTCGAACACGGGGACGCCGATCCGCTCACCCAGCTGTTGCAGCTGTTCCACCGCTCCCGGCCGTACCCGATCAGCCGCAACCATCAGAACGCTCTTCCCGGAGCGCCGGTAGTGGTCGGCGAGCTTGGCGGCCGTAGTGGTCTTGCCCGAGCCCTGCAGCCCGACCACCAGGGTGGTCAGGGGCTTCCCGCCCCTGGTCACCAGGGGCACGGCTTCACTCCCCAGCGTTTCGAGGAGTGACTCGTGGACGATCTTGACCACCTGATGGCCCGGCGTGACGCTCCTAATCACCTCGGCGCCGACCGCCCGAACCCGGATCCGGTCGAGCAGGCGGTCGGCTACCTCCTGGTTGACGTCGGCCTCCAGTAGAGCCAGCCGCACCTCGGACAGGGTTTCGTCGACCTGGCGCTCGCTAAGGCGGCCCCTGCCCCGGATGCGATCGAACGCCGCCTCGAAACGGGCTGTCAGCGATTCGAACACCTACACGACTCCTCGTCGGCTGCTGGAGACAAACTAGTCACTACCGGCTGGCAACCGACCGTTCGGGGTATCCTCCGGACAGCAGCAACCAGGTCGCCCCGGCGCCGCAACGGAGGGAAGTCCATCTTGGGAATCACCGTCGTAGACCACCCGCTGAGCCGCCACTACCTCAGCATTCTCCGCGACCGGACGACCGGTCCGGGTGGGTTCCGGCTCGCCACCCGACGCCTCTCCTACATCCTCACACTCGAGGCCACATCGAGGTTGGCCGAGACCGAGTACCGCCTTGAAACGCCCCTCTCGCCGGCCACCGGATACCGTCCCGTCCGGCCGCCGGTAGCGGTCGCCGTGCTCCGGGCAGGATTGGGATTGATCGATGGGGTGGTGGACCTGGTGCCCGACGTGGCAGTCGGATACGTCGGGGTCGAGCGAGATGAGGAGACCGCCCGTCCGATGGCCTACTACACCAAGTTCCCCGAGATGAGGGAGCGAACCGTCCTGGTTCTGGAACCCATGCTCGCCACGGGAGGCTCGCTGGGCTGGGCGGTGAAGTCGGTCAAGGAAGCCGGAGCTGCGGAGGTAGTCGCCCTGTGCGTGGTGACTGCTCCCGAGGGCGCCGCCCGGATGGAGCGCGAGCATCCCGACGTGGAGGTGGTAGCAGCCGCCATCGACTCCCACCTGAACGACCGCTTCTTCATCGTTCCCGGGTTGGGCGACATGGGCGACCGGCTCTTCGACACACCGTGAGCGGCGTTCCCGTCGACGAGGACGGGCGGACCTTTGCCGAGCGGGTGTATTCCATGGTCGAGAGCCTCGGCGAGGGCGAGGTGGCCACCTACGGTGAGATCGCGGCCGACGCCGGCCGGCCTGGGGCCGCCCGGGCTGTCGGACGGATACTGGCGAACTCGGACGGCTTGCCGTGGTGGCGGGTGGTGACGAGGGAGGGCCGACTCGTGCCCGGGCTTGAGGACGAACATGCTCACCGGCTGGCCCGGGAGGGACTGGCCGTCCGGCGCAACCGGGTCGTACGGTCGTCCGGGGCAAGACCGGAATGAGCGGGCGGAGCATCCGGGAGGCGATCCGGCACAAGCGCAACGGCGGCCACCTGGATGCCGAGGACATCCGGAGCTTCGTGACCGGCGTGGTGCACCGCTCGATTCCGGACTACCAGGCGTCCGCCATGCTCATGGCCATCTACTTCCGCGGGATGTCGGACGCCGAACTGGCCACGCTGACGGCCGCCATGATCGGGTCCGGAGAACGGCTTGCCATTACCTCCACCGTGCCCAAGGTCGACAAGCACTCCACAGGAGGCGTGGGCGACAAGGTGAGCATTGCCCTGGCCCCGCTGGTGGCATCCTGCGGCGTGACCGTACCGATGATGTCGGGCCGGGGCCTGGGACACACCGGAGGAACCCTCGACAAGCTGGAGTCGATCAGGGGACTGAGAACCGCCTTCAGTCCCAAGGAGTTCGGACGGATCGCCACCCGGCTGGGGGTGATCATCGCCGGCCAATCCGACCAGATCGTCCCCGCCGACCGGATCCTGTACGCCCTCCGTGACAGCACGGCCACAGTGTCCTCGGTACCTCTCATCAGTTCCTCGATCATGTCCAAGAAACTGGTCGAGGGCCTCGACGCGCTGGTGCTGGACATAAAGGTGGGGTCGGGCGCCTTCATGGAGACCGTAGAGGACGCGCGCCTCCTCGCCACGACCATGGTCGGGATCGGTCGGTCCCACGGCGTCGCAACCAGGGCGCTGCTGACCGCCATGGACCAGCCACTCGGGCGAGAGGTCGGCAATGCCAATGAGGTCACCGAGGCGATGGCCGTACTGCGCGGCAAGGGTCCTGCCGACCTCGCAGAGCTGGTGAGGACGCTCGGTATCCACATGCTGGAGGCGGCGGGAGTGGACGGCGCCGCCCTCAGGATCGACCGGAGCCTGGAGTCGGGGGCCGGGCTGGCCAAGCTGTCCGGGATGATCAGGGCCCAGGGGGGCGATCCGAGGGTGGTGGAGCAACCCGAAAGGCTCCCCGGCGCGTCTCACGCCCGGAGGATCCGGTCGACCGATGGAGGTTACGTGACGTCGATCGACGCCAGGGGCATCGGGCTGGCGGCCATGAGCCTCGGCGCCGGCCGCGAGACCATGGAGGATCGAATAGATCACGGAGTGGGCATCACGCTGTCCGCCAAGGTGGGTGACGAGGTGCGGCGGGGCGACGTGCTGGCCACCCTTCGCTTCAACGATCCCGGCCTTGCCGACCGGGCCTCGGCTCTCGTCGAGCGTGCCTACGTGATCGGCGCCCTCGCGCCGGACGTGCGACCCCTCATCCTGGAGACAGTCGGTTGAAGGGCGGCGCCTGCCCATCGGGCGGCTAGCCGCGGCCGGTCGCGGCGTCGACGCCACTTCAACACCCGCGCCGACCGCTAGGATCAGCCCTTCCCAACCAGGTTCGTCGGGTCGTCAGGAGTCCATAGGCAATGCAGGTACTGGTGTGCGTGAAACAGATACCCGATCCCGCCTCCCCCTCGTCGCTCGATCCGGATACCAGCCGCCTGCTGAGACCTCCGGAGCAGGTGCTGGACGACACGGATCGGTACGGGATCGAGGTGGGTCTCCAGTTGGCCGAGCAGACGGACGGTGCGGTGACCCTCCTGTCCATGGGGCCGACCGGCACCATGCAGGGAATCCGCCAGGCCCTCGCCATGGGCGCCGACAAGGCGGTTCTCGTGGACGACCCCGCCTTAGAGGACAGCGACGCCCTTACCACCGCCAAGGTTCTGGCCGCCGCCGCCCGCCGTGAGGGATTCGACGTGCTGGTTACAGGTGTCGAGTCCACCGACGGCTACTCCGGTGTGGTACCTCAGATGGCGGCCGAACTGCTGGGAGTGCCGGCGCTGACCTTCGCCCGGCGGGTGGAGATGGACGGACCCGACCTCCGCATCGAGCGCCAGACCGCATCCGGTTTCGATGTGGTCCTCTCGCCCCTCCCGGCCGTGCTGTCGGTCACCGCGGGTGCCGTCGAGCCCCGCTATCCCACCTTCCGGGGAATCATGGCGGCCAGGAACAAGCCGGTCGACAGCTTGACAGCGGCCGACCTCTCCGTATCGAGCGACCCCGGTCAGCGGGTCGTCTCGGTGGCGCCGGCGCCCGAGCGGGCAGCGGGCGAGGTGGTGGAGGACGGCGGTACCGGCCACCTTCGCGTAGTCGAGTTCCTCGAGTCGGCAAGGGTGGTGTAGATGGCTATCTGGGTATTCGCGGAAGCAACGGAACGCGGGCCGGGCGAGCCGGCCCTGGAGGTGCTGTCCGAGGTCGCCTCCCATAGTGAAGCGGTAGCCGTCTACCTGGGCGAGGCTTCCGGCGAGGCAGCCGCCATCCTGGGCGCCTACGGAGCCTCAACCGTATACATCCTGACCGGCGGCGGTGACCTGCCCGCGGCGGCCGCCGCGGCGGCCTTGGCCGAACTCGTCGAGCGGGAGGCGCCCGGGGCGGTGTTGTTCGCCCAGACCTACACGTCGCGGGATGTGGCAGGCCGGCTGGCGGCCCGGATCGACCGGCCGGTGATATCGAACGCGGTGGACGTGGCCATCGATGACGGTTGCACTGTCACAAGCGAGGTATTCGGGGGCACGCAGCTGGTCCGGACGGCCTTCACCGGGCCGGGCCCGCACCTGGTGCTGGTGCGACCCAAGTCCTTCTCCGCCGAGGAGCGGGGAGGCGCCGTGGACCGGGTCGAGGAGATCCCGTTACCCGATGCCGGGCACGCCGGATCGCCGCAGGTGGTGGACACGACCGTCGAGCAGGCCGAGGGTCCGCAGCTGGGCAGCGCCAAGGTCATCATCAGCGGGGGCCGGGGGCTGGGAAGCGCCGAGGCGTACTCACTGATCGAGAGCGTCGCCGAGCCACTGGGCGCCGCCACCGGGGCTACCCGGGCGATCGTGGACGCAGGGTGGGTTCCCTATGCCAAGCAGGTGGGACAGACCGGTAAGACGGTCAAGCCCGAGGTATACATCGCCTGCGGGGTATCGGGCGCCATGCAGCATCTGGTCGGGATGAAGGACTCGAAACGGATCGTGGCGATCAACAAGGACCCGGAGGCGCCGATCTTCTCGGTTGCCGACCTGGGGATCGTGGGTGATGTCCACCAGGTCCTGCCCAGGCTCGCCGAGGCGCTCCGCGGCCGCGACTGACCACGGCCCACTCCGCTGCATCCGGTAGCGTGACCGCATGGCAGGCGCCACCACGGTCGGAATAGCCGGTGAGGAAGTCCGGATAACGTCACCGGACCGGCTGGTATTCCCCCGGCAGGGATGGACCAAGCTCGACGTGGTGCTCTACTTCCGCACCGTGGCCGGGGGATGCCTGCGTGGCGTGTTCGGCCGCCCCACCATGATGAAGCGGTACATGAAGGACGTCGGCACGGCGCCGATATACCACAAGCGGGCGTCCAAGAACACGCCGTTCGAGACCGCTCCCATCCGCTTCCCGTCCCAGCGGCCCGGCCGGATGAACGTGGCTCGATCGCGGGCCGACATCCTCAGGTTCGTCCAGCTGGGCTGCCTCGACCTGCATCCGTGGCCCGTCCGGGCCGAGGACCTGGACCATCCGGACGAGCTCCGGCTCGACCTCGACCCCACCGAGGGGTTCGCGTTCGCCGATGTCAAGCGGGCCGCTCTGGCGACCAAGGATCTCCTCGATGAGGTCGGGCTGGTGGGTTGGCCCAAGACCACGGGTAGCCGGGGTATCCACGTCTACGTGCGCATCGAGCCGGAGTGGGACTTCTACCAGTCCCGCCGGGCAGTGCTGGCGTTCGGCCGCGAGCTGGAGCGCCGCCATCCTGACCTGATCACCTCCCGATGGTGGAAGGAGGAGCGCCGGGGAGTGTTCATCGACTACAACCAGAACGCCCGCGACAAGACCGTGTCCTCTGCCTACGGTGTCCGTCCTACCGGATACGTGTCCGCCCCGGTCACGTGGGATGAGCTACCCGATGTCGAGATCGAGGACTTCCCGATGGATCGCTTCCACCGCCGGTACGCGGCGGTCGGGGATCTGACCGAAGGGATCGACGACCAGCCGGGTCGGATCGAGCGCCTGCTTGAGTGGGTGGAGCGGGACGAGGCCGACGGAGTGGGCGACGCGCCCTGGCCGCCGAACTACCCCAAGATGCCGGGAGAACCACCCCGGGTCCAACCCTCCAAGATGGTGAAAGCCAACTGGAAGTAGCTGCTGGTTGCTGGTTGCTAGTTGCTAGTTGCTAGTTGCTAGTTGCTAGTTAAGTCGGATACTAATGAATAGAGACTATAAACTAACCATTAAGGACTCGTGGCTGACGGACCGGACCGGTTCTCGATAACACCGGGGCGGAAGTAGCCTGCCCCCGGAAGTTGGGGATTCCCCCTTCTCCACCACCCGACCTGTCCCGAGAGGAACCTGTGTGAAGACGTTTGTCAGAGCCTTCGCGTTCTTGGTGTCGAGAGCCCCATGGGCGGTGGTCATCACCACGCTGGTCCTGTTCGGGATCTTCGGCTACCTCTCCACCCAGGTCGAGATAGGCCAGGGCAACGAGGGCCTCTCTCCCGACAACCCGGAACTGCTGGCCCAGGACCGGATCAGCGACCTGTTCGGCAGCGACGACACCCAGGAGAGCGTCATCCAGGTGATCGTTCGCAACGAGGGAGGCGACGTCTTCACCAAGGACGCATACGACGTGGTGACCGCCATTAACTCCATCCTCGAAAGCGAGGCCCTGTCCGAGAACCTCTCGTCCGTTCCCGGGAGGGGCGCCTCGTTCAGCTACCTCGACCCGGCCATCGACATGGCCGACGAGAGCGGCACCCCTGTGGCCACCGATGAGGACGTGAAGGACCTGTACATCCAGGCCACCACGGGACCGGAGGCCAATCCGCAGTTCGCCTCGCTGATCAGCCGCAACGGGGACGCTTCCTCGGCCACGGCCCAGGCCGGACTGATACTGATATTCACCGAGGTGCCGGTGGGGCTCGAGGAGGAGGCGTTCGACGAGGCGGTCGAGAACGACTCGGTGGTGGCGGACGCCCTGCGGACGGTACCCACCCCGGAAGGGTTGGAGGTCATTCCCTTCAGCTTCACGTTGCTGTTCGAAGACAGCGGTGACGCCGGTAGCGAGATCGGGCGGCTGTTCGGGATGGCCGCACTGATCATCCTCGTCATTCTCTCGTTCGTGTACTGGCTCAAGCCGCCGGGGCGGGGCGCCCTCATCCAGTCGGGGCGCCGGACCATCGCCGACACCCTGCTCACTCTCTTCACCATCTTCGCCGCCATCACCTTCATGCAGGGGATCGGGGTGCTGCTGGAACGGACCGGGATCATCGCCTCGTTCAACACCATCACACAGATCATCCCCATCCTGCTCATCGGGTTGGGCGTCGACTACGGGATCCATATCACTTCCCGCTATCGCGAGGAGATCGGCCGGGGACAGGACGTTGACGGCGCCGCCCGCACCGCCATCGGCACGGTGGGAATAGCCCTGGTCCTGGCAACCGTCACCACCGCCATCGGCTTCCTAACCAACATCTTCAACCCCGTGCCGGCGCTGAAGGACTTCGGGATCCTGGCGGCCGTGGGGATAGTCGCCTCGTTCGTCCTGACCCTCACCTTCTTCCCGGCGGCCCGCAAGATCCTGGATCGGAGGACCGAGCGGCGGGGCAGGCTCTCCTGGGCGTTCGTCCGGTTGCTGATCGTGGCCAGGAAGGTGGACCGCACGATCGAATCCAAGGGATCCCTGCCCGTGGCGGGCATGAGAGCCTCCTCCGAACGCCTGCTGCCTTCCCTGATAGCCCGTACCTCATGGCTGGCGGAGAAGATCCCCGTCGTGATGGTCCTGGCGGCCATGGTGCTGGGAGGCCTCGGGGTGTGGGGACTTGCCCAGCTGGAGACCCGCTTCTCGGTCACCGATTTCCTTCCCAGCGACGCACCCGGGATCCGGGCGCTGGAGATCCTGCAGGAGGAGTTCGGAGGAGGCCTGGGAGAATCCACCCAGATCCTGATCGAGGGTGAGGACCTCTCCAGACCGGAGGTTCACAACGCCCTGGTCTCGGCCAGTTCGCGACTGAACGAGGTTGAGAACGTGCTGGTGTTCGAGACTCCGAGGGGAACGATCGCCTCCGCCAACTCCCCGATCTCCATACTCAACTCCCTGAACCGGGGCGGTCCCCAGGGTCCGCCCTCCGAACCGGTCACAGCCGCGATCGGGGCCGCCGGTGCGGGCCGTGATCTCCGGGTTCCCGCCGGCGCTGACGTCACCCCTCTCTGGGACGCCATGTTCGACGCGGCTCCCCAGCGGGCGGGGGACGTCCTTCACCGAACCGGGTCGGGCTACGACGCCCTGCGTTTCGACATCGGCACCCAGGCAGGAGAGACCGGAGCACTGCAACTGCGACAGGACCTCCTGGACAACTTCTCGGAGGTCTCCGACCTGGGGGTCAGCGTGATAGCCACCTCCACCGGGATCATCACCAACCTGATCGTGAAGGAACTGGCGGACTCGCAGACCACTTCGCTTCTCATCACCCTGGTGGTCGCCACCGTGGTGCTGATGGTCAGTTTCTGGTTCGAGAACCGCCGACCCTTCCTGGGTGTGATCACCATGGTCCCCGTTGCGCTGGTGGTGTTCTGGACCTACGGATTGATGTACGCGACGGGCATTCCCTTCGGACCGGTTACCGCCACCCTGTCGGCCCTGTCGATCGGAATCGGAGTCCCCTACACCATCCACATCGCCCGCCGATTCGGGGAGGACCGGGTCCGCGAGGAGAGTCTGGAAGACGCCCTCCGCTCGACGTCCCGCCACACCGGCGGCGCTTTGGCAGGGTCCGCATTCACCACCATGGCCGGATTCGGGATCCTGATCACTTCCAGGCTCGTACCCTTCCAACAGATGGGACAGGTCACGGTGTACGCCGTCGGGCTCTCGCTGGTGGCAGCCATACTGGTGCTGCCGTCCCTGCTGGCCCTCTGGGAGAGGTGGCACCTCCGGAGGGAAGCGGCGAGGGCCGCCTGATCAGGGCAGCAAGCGCAGCACCACCTCGGCGCTGAGGGGCCGGGCCACGCAGGTGAGCACCACCCCGGCGGCCTGCTCCGCCTCGGCCAGGGCGAACGGGACCCCGGGATCCACCTCGCCGCCCACGACGAGGGCGCGGCAGGTGCCACACACCCCGGAGCGACAGGCGTAATGGAGCGGCGAGGACGGGCCGCCCAGTGCGTCCAGCAACACGTCTCCGGCGGTAGCCCTCCCTCCGCGGTCTTGATCCTCCAGGCGTACCAGGGCGCCGTCGTAGGGAGTGGGCGCCCCGTCCCGGTGCGGTGGTTGGTAGTGCTCCACGAGTAGCCGGTCGTCAGGCGCCCCGAGCGACCGGAGCCGGGCCTCGACGGTGCGGTTCATGCCGGGCGGGCCGCACACCAGGTACCACACGTCCGCGGTGGTCGGTGGTCGGGACGTCAGGAACTGATCGACCGCCCGGTGGTCGATGCGCTCGCCCCGGCCGCTGAACAGGCGCGAGAGCCGGAACCGGTCGGCGTAATCTGCGGCCATGGTCGCCAACTCGCCGGCGGCAATGGCATCCCGCGGCGCCCGGTTGCCGTAGAGGAGATGCACCACCGAACCCCCCTCCAACGCAAGGACACCCCGGATGATGCCCACGATCGGCGCGATGCCACTACCGGCCGCGAAACAGTAGAGAGTGCGGCGCCTCGCAGTGCTGATCCGCATGTCGAAGCCCCCGGCGGCGGCCGGCTCCACCTCCACGACGTCTCCTTCCCGGGCGCGTTCGACCAGGTGCCTCGACACCAGGCCGCCAGGGTGGCTCTTCACGGTTATGGCCGGCGGCTGGGCCAGCTCCGGTGTGGAACTGAGCGAGAATGCCCGGCGGTGCTCCTCCCCGTCCAACATGACGCGGACGATCACGTACCAGCCTGCCGATCCCCCGATCACCTGATCCGGATCGTCAAAGATGGCGGTGACCGCGTCGGCGGTCTCCGAGCGGATCCGCGCGATGCGAACGGGATGGGCGGTCCGGTCCTCCGGACTCAACCGACGATTTCCGAGAATCCCATCCCCTCCGGCCGGACCAGTTGGTCCATCGTGCAGTCCCGGGGGTTCTTGTCCGGCCGCCAGCGCTCCAGGCGGGTGGCATGCCGGAACCTGCCTCCCTGGAGATGGTCGTAGCTGATCTGGACCACCAGAGTGGGCCGGATCGGGATCCACTCCATCGAACGCTGTCCCGTCCAGCGGTTCTCGGATCCCGGGGCGCGTGTGTCCTCGCCGCCGAAGCTCGTCTCGGTGCGGATCCCCTCCAGCACCGGAAGCAGGTCGATGCGTTCCTGGTCGGAGAGCCCGGACGTGTGGCCGATGAAGTGCAGATTGCCCTCATCGTTGTAAAGACCCAGGAGCAGCGACCCGATCCGGTCGCCCTCCTTGTGGATGCGGTAGCCGCCTATCACGCAGTCCGCGTCGCGGCGGTGCTTCCACTTGATCCATGCCCGCTGGCCGGGCTGGTAGGTTCCGCGGGCTCGCTTGGCGATGATCCCGTCACATCCGGCCGGCTCGAACTCGTGGAACCAGCGAGAGGCCTCGTCGAAGTCTCCGGTGGACGGCGTTAGGTGCCAGGGCGTCCCCAGAGTGCCGACCACTCTCTCCAAACGCTCGCGACGGATGCGGTAGGGGGCATCCAGAAGGCTCTCGCCGGCATCGGCCAGCAGGTCGAAGGCCACCAGCCGGGCCGGATACTCCTGCGCCAGCCGGATGATACGGGACTCCGCGGGATGGATGCGCATCTGGAGCATGTCGAACTCGGTCTTGTCAGCCACCACCATGAGGATCTCGCCGTCCACCACCGTCCCCGGTGCCAACCGGCGCAGAGCAGGCCGGAGTTCGGGGAAGTAGCGCAACAGGGTCTTGCCGTTACGGGAGTCCAGGCGGGGCGGGTCGCCGCTATAGGCGATCATGCGGAACCCGTCCCACTTCGGTTCGTAGACCCAACCCTCTCCACGGGGCGGCGTCTCCCTGACCCGAGCCATCATGGGCTTGATGGGAGGGCGGATCCCATAGGAAGGTGAGTCGGTAGGACCATTGCGAGGTGCCATCCCTTCCATCCTTTCCCTCCGATCCTGAAGGTCACTCATCATTGAACACGGCCCCGGCCTCGTCGGG encodes the following:
- a CDS encoding iron-sulfur cluster-binding domain-containing protein, coding for MSPEDRTAHPVRIARIRSETADAVTAIFDDPDQVIGGSAGWYVIVRVMLDGEEHRRAFSLSSTPELAQPPAITVKSHPGGLVSRHLVERAREGDVVEVEPAAAGGFDMRISTARRRTLYCFAAGSGIAPIVGIIRGVLALEGGSVVHLLYGNRAPRDAIAAGELATMAADYADRFRLSRLFSGRGERIDHRAVDQFLTSRPPTTADVWYLVCGPPGMNRTVEARLRSLGAPDDRLLVEHYQPPHRDGAPTPYDGALVRLEDQDRGGRATAGDVLLDALGGPSSPLHYACRSGVCGTCRALVVGGEVDPGVPFALAEAEQAAGVVLTCVARPLSAEVVLRLLP
- a CDS encoding MMPL family transporter; this translates as MKTFVRAFAFLVSRAPWAVVITTLVLFGIFGYLSTQVEIGQGNEGLSPDNPELLAQDRISDLFGSDDTQESVIQVIVRNEGGDVFTKDAYDVVTAINSILESEALSENLSSVPGRGASFSYLDPAIDMADESGTPVATDEDVKDLYIQATTGPEANPQFASLISRNGDASSATAQAGLILIFTEVPVGLEEEAFDEAVENDSVVADALRTVPTPEGLEVIPFSFTLLFEDSGDAGSEIGRLFGMAALIILVILSFVYWLKPPGRGALIQSGRRTIADTLLTLFTIFAAITFMQGIGVLLERTGIIASFNTITQIIPILLIGLGVDYGIHITSRYREEIGRGQDVDGAARTAIGTVGIALVLATVTTAIGFLTNIFNPVPALKDFGILAAVGIVASFVLTLTFFPAARKILDRRTERRGRLSWAFVRLLIVARKVDRTIESKGSLPVAGMRASSERLLPSLIARTSWLAEKIPVVMVLAAMVLGGLGVWGLAQLETRFSVTDFLPSDAPGIRALEILQEEFGGGLGESTQILIEGEDLSRPEVHNALVSASSRLNEVENVLVFETPRGTIASANSPISILNSLNRGGPQGPPSEPVTAAIGAAGAGRDLRVPAGADVTPLWDAMFDAAPQRAGDVLHRTGSGYDALRFDIGTQAGETGALQLRQDLLDNFSEVSDLGVSVIATSTGIITNLIVKELADSQTTSLLITLVVATVVLMVSFWFENRRPFLGVITMVPVALVVFWTYGLMYATGIPFGPVTATLSALSIGIGVPYTIHIARRFGEDRVREESLEDALRSTSRHTGGALAGSAFTTMAGFGILITSRLVPFQQMGQVTVYAVGLSLVAAILVLPSLLALWERWHLRREAARAA
- a CDS encoding ATP-dependent DNA ligase, translating into MAPRNGPTDSPSYGIRPPIKPMMARVRETPPRGEGWVYEPKWDGFRMIAYSGDPPRLDSRNGKTLLRYFPELRPALRRLAPGTVVDGEILMVVADKTEFDMLQMRIHPAESRIIRLAQEYPARLVAFDLLADAGESLLDAPYRIRRERLERVVGTLGTPWHLTPSTGDFDEASRWFHEFEPAGCDGIIAKRARGTYQPGQRAWIKWKHRRDADCVIGGYRIHKEGDRIGSLLLGLYNDEGNLHFIGHTSGLSDQERIDLLPVLEGIRTETSFGGEDTRAPGSENRWTGQRSMEWIPIRPTLVVQISYDHLQGGRFRHATRLERWRPDKNPRDCTMDQLVRPEGMGFSEIVG
- a CDS encoding ATP-dependent DNA ligase, whose product is MAGATTVGIAGEEVRITSPDRLVFPRQGWTKLDVVLYFRTVAGGCLRGVFGRPTMMKRYMKDVGTAPIYHKRASKNTPFETAPIRFPSQRPGRMNVARSRADILRFVQLGCLDLHPWPVRAEDLDHPDELRLDLDPTEGFAFADVKRAALATKDLLDEVGLVGWPKTTGSRGIHVYVRIEPEWDFYQSRRAVLAFGRELERRHPDLITSRWWKEERRGVFIDYNQNARDKTVSSAYGVRPTGYVSAPVTWDELPDVEIEDFPMDRFHRRYAAVGDLTEGIDDQPGRIERLLEWVERDEADGVGDAPWPPNYPKMPGEPPRVQPSKMVKANWK